From the Periophthalmus magnuspinnatus isolate fPerMag1 chromosome 1, fPerMag1.2.pri, whole genome shotgun sequence genome, one window contains:
- the LOC117371176 gene encoding tetratricopeptide repeat protein 39B-like isoform X1 translates to MSLHLSCLSLLKETAALKTQGQRPFSPTVLKKTSSHMETRVDTIEEVDLTNSENGKITQMNLETALKECSTALEYFLNNHFADALALLKPWKDQSMYHAMGYCSILVMQAGMTFDPKDMDAAMTSLRDALQTCQRFRKKTGLVETLTSFLYRQTSDNLTEEEMHAELCYAEVLLQKAALTFLDESIIGFIKGGMRIRNSYQIYKECQAMINSRKEEQLGSLVHFKSGVSMGIGSFNLMLSLLPSRVLRLMEFLGFSGDREVGLSELREGAASNSLRSILCTLTLMMFHLYITVILGTGEGNLTESEALLEPYAKKFPNGALMLFYTARIALLKGDFTLAQEKFLACIAAQEEWRQIHHLCYWELMWAYCFEQNWSEAYRYANLLCKESKWSQAVYMFLKAAILSMLPEEEVTKMGENVVESFRQVDGLRMRIAGKSIPTEKFAAKKADRYNSSNPVELVVPALEMIYVWNGFTVVGKRPELTEGFLSSLKTAEQKLNDSKNPSVYHLDDQCVVQLLKGLCLRELGQLDQAELSFNHVISRETEIKFNNYLVPYTMYELGLLHKQRGDFDKAIEIMENVKANYKDYNMESRLHFRIHAALNTMGTFTAKLPPSRTPA, encoded by the exons ATGTCCCTGCACctctcatgtctctctctgctcaagGAAACTGCGGCTCTGAAGACTCAGGGACAACGTCCTTTTTCTCCCActgttttaaagaagacctcCTCACACATGGAGACCAGAGTGGACACGATCGAGGAG gtaGACCTTACAAATTCTGAAAATGGAAA aATAACACAAATGAACTTAGAGACGGCTTTGAAGGAATGCTCCACTGCCTTGGAATACTTTCTCAACAACCACTTTGCTGATGCTCTGGCTCTTTTAAAACCATG GAAGGACCAGAGCATGTATCATGCCATGGGCTACTGCAGCATCCTGGTGATGCAGGCAggcatgacctttgaccccaaaGACATGGATGCTGCTATGACGTCTTTGAGAGATGCTTTGCAGACATGTCAGCG TTTCAGGAAGAAAACAGGATTAGTTGAGACCCTCACAAGTTTTTTGTACAGACAAACGTCTGATAACTTGACAGAAG AGGAGATGCACGCCGAACTGTGCTATGCCGAGGTTCTGCTCCAGAAAGCTGCGCTGACATTTTTAGATGAAAGTATAATTGGATTTATTAAAGGAGGCATGAGGATACGCAACAGTTATCAGATTTATAA AGAATGCCAGGCCATgataaacagcagaaaagagGAACAGCTGGGCTCACTTGTCCATTTTAAGAGTGGTGTCAGTATGGGCATCGGCTCTTTTAACCTG ATGTTGTCTTTACTCCCATCTCGAGTCCTCAGGCTGATGGAGTTTCTGGGATTCTCTGGAGACCGG GAGGTTGGTTTATCAGAGCTGAGGGAGGGTGCGGCCAGTAACAGCCTGCGATCCATCCTCTGCACCCTCACACTCATGATGTTTCACCTTTACATCACAGTTATTCTAG GGACTGGTGAAGGAAACCTCACTGAGTCTGAAGCTTTGCTCGAACCTTATGCCAAGAAGTTCCCAAAT GGGGCActcatgcttttttacactgCGAGAATCGCTCTGCTCAAAGGCGATTTCACTCTT GCCCAGGAGAAGTTCTTGGCCTGTATCGCGGCGCAGGAGGAGTGGCGTCAGATCCATCACCTGTGCTATTGGGAGCTCATGTGGGCCTACTGCTTTGAACAGAACTGGAGTGAAGCCTACCGCTACGCTAACCTACTGTGTAAAGAGAGCAAGTGGTCACAG GCAGTTTATATGTTCTTAAAAGCTGCCATCTTGAGTATGCTCCCAGAGGAGGAAGTGACCAAAATGGGAGAGAATGTGGTGGAATCATTCAG GCAGGTGGATGGACTCAGGATGAGGATTGCTGGAAAGTCCATTCCAACAGAGAAGTTTGCAGCAAAGAAAGCGGATCGATACAATTCCTCTAACCCCGTGGAGCTCGTTGTCCCTGCTTTG GAAATGATTTATGTGTGGAATGGATTCACTGTCGTGGGGAAAAGACCTGAGCTCACGGAAGGTTTCCTGAGCTCTTTGAAAACAGCCGAACAGAAGCTCAATGACTCCAAAA ATCCTTCAGTGTATCACCTGGATGATCAGTGTGTGgtgcagctgctcaaaggccTGTGCCTCAGAGAGCTGGGGCAGCTCGACCAAGCTGAGCTGTCCTTCAACCATGTTATATCAAG agAAACTGAAATAAAGTTCAACAACTATCTCGTACCATACACCATGTATGAACTGGGCCTCTTACACAAACAACGAGGCGACTTTGACAAGGCCATTGAAATAATGGAAAATGTCAA AGCAAACTACAAAGATTACAACATGGAGTCAAGACTACATTTCCGCATCCATGCTGCGCTCAACACAATGGGAACATTCACAGCCAAACTGCCTCCTTCACGTACTCCAGCTTGA
- the LOC117371176 gene encoding tetratricopeptide repeat protein 39B-like isoform X3 translates to METRVDTIEEVDLTNSENGKITQMNLETALKECSTALEYFLNNHFADALALLKPWQDQSMYHAMGYCSILVMQAGMTFDPKDMDAAMTSLRDALQTCQRFRKKTGLVETLTSFLYRQTSDNLTEEEMHAELCYAEVLLQKAALTFLDESIIGFIKGGMRIRNSYQIYKECQAMINSRKEEQLGSLVHFKSGVSMGIGSFNLMLSLLPSRVLRLMEFLGFSGDREVGLSELREGAASNSLRSILCTLTLMMFHLYITVILGTGEGNLTESEALLEPYAKKFPNGALMLFYTARIALLKGDFTLAQEKFLACIAAQEEWRQIHHLCYWELMWAYCFEQNWSEAYRYANLLCKESKWSQAVYMFLKAAILSMLPEEEVTKMGENVVESFRQVDGLRMRIAGKSIPTEKFAAKKADRYNSSNPVELVVPALEMIYVWNGFTVVGKRPELTEGFLSSLKTAEQKLNDSKNPSVYHLDDQCVVQLLKGLCLRELGQLDQAELSFNHVISRETEIKFNNYLVPYTMYELGLLHKQRGDFDKAIEIMENVKANYKDYNMESRLHFRIHAALNTMGTFTAKLPPSRTPA, encoded by the exons ATGGAGACCAGAGTGGACACGATCGAGGAG gtaGACCTTACAAATTCTGAAAATGGAAA aATAACACAAATGAACTTAGAGACGGCTTTGAAGGAATGCTCCACTGCCTTGGAATACTTTCTCAACAACCACTTTGCTGATGCTCTGGCTCTTTTAAAACCATGGCAA GACCAGAGCATGTATCATGCCATGGGCTACTGCAGCATCCTGGTGATGCAGGCAggcatgacctttgaccccaaaGACATGGATGCTGCTATGACGTCTTTGAGAGATGCTTTGCAGACATGTCAGCG TTTCAGGAAGAAAACAGGATTAGTTGAGACCCTCACAAGTTTTTTGTACAGACAAACGTCTGATAACTTGACAGAAG AGGAGATGCACGCCGAACTGTGCTATGCCGAGGTTCTGCTCCAGAAAGCTGCGCTGACATTTTTAGATGAAAGTATAATTGGATTTATTAAAGGAGGCATGAGGATACGCAACAGTTATCAGATTTATAA AGAATGCCAGGCCATgataaacagcagaaaagagGAACAGCTGGGCTCACTTGTCCATTTTAAGAGTGGTGTCAGTATGGGCATCGGCTCTTTTAACCTG ATGTTGTCTTTACTCCCATCTCGAGTCCTCAGGCTGATGGAGTTTCTGGGATTCTCTGGAGACCGG GAGGTTGGTTTATCAGAGCTGAGGGAGGGTGCGGCCAGTAACAGCCTGCGATCCATCCTCTGCACCCTCACACTCATGATGTTTCACCTTTACATCACAGTTATTCTAG GGACTGGTGAAGGAAACCTCACTGAGTCTGAAGCTTTGCTCGAACCTTATGCCAAGAAGTTCCCAAAT GGGGCActcatgcttttttacactgCGAGAATCGCTCTGCTCAAAGGCGATTTCACTCTT GCCCAGGAGAAGTTCTTGGCCTGTATCGCGGCGCAGGAGGAGTGGCGTCAGATCCATCACCTGTGCTATTGGGAGCTCATGTGGGCCTACTGCTTTGAACAGAACTGGAGTGAAGCCTACCGCTACGCTAACCTACTGTGTAAAGAGAGCAAGTGGTCACAG GCAGTTTATATGTTCTTAAAAGCTGCCATCTTGAGTATGCTCCCAGAGGAGGAAGTGACCAAAATGGGAGAGAATGTGGTGGAATCATTCAG GCAGGTGGATGGACTCAGGATGAGGATTGCTGGAAAGTCCATTCCAACAGAGAAGTTTGCAGCAAAGAAAGCGGATCGATACAATTCCTCTAACCCCGTGGAGCTCGTTGTCCCTGCTTTG GAAATGATTTATGTGTGGAATGGATTCACTGTCGTGGGGAAAAGACCTGAGCTCACGGAAGGTTTCCTGAGCTCTTTGAAAACAGCCGAACAGAAGCTCAATGACTCCAAAA ATCCTTCAGTGTATCACCTGGATGATCAGTGTGTGgtgcagctgctcaaaggccTGTGCCTCAGAGAGCTGGGGCAGCTCGACCAAGCTGAGCTGTCCTTCAACCATGTTATATCAAG agAAACTGAAATAAAGTTCAACAACTATCTCGTACCATACACCATGTATGAACTGGGCCTCTTACACAAACAACGAGGCGACTTTGACAAGGCCATTGAAATAATGGAAAATGTCAA AGCAAACTACAAAGATTACAACATGGAGTCAAGACTACATTTCCGCATCCATGCTGCGCTCAACACAATGGGAACATTCACAGCCAAACTGCCTCCTTCACGTACTCCAGCTTGA
- the LOC117371176 gene encoding tetratricopeptide repeat protein 39B-like isoform X2, whose product MSLHLSCLSLLKETAALKTQGQRPFSPTVLKKTSSHMETRVDTIEEVDLTNSENGKITQMNLETALKECSTALEYFLNNHFADALALLKPWQDQSMYHAMGYCSILVMQAGMTFDPKDMDAAMTSLRDALQTCQRFRKKTGLVETLTSFLYRQTSDNLTEEEMHAELCYAEVLLQKAALTFLDESIIGFIKGGMRIRNSYQIYKECQAMINSRKEEQLGSLVHFKSGVSMGIGSFNLMLSLLPSRVLRLMEFLGFSGDREVGLSELREGAASNSLRSILCTLTLMMFHLYITVILGTGEGNLTESEALLEPYAKKFPNGALMLFYTARIALLKGDFTLAQEKFLACIAAQEEWRQIHHLCYWELMWAYCFEQNWSEAYRYANLLCKESKWSQAVYMFLKAAILSMLPEEEVTKMGENVVESFRQVDGLRMRIAGKSIPTEKFAAKKADRYNSSNPVELVVPALEMIYVWNGFTVVGKRPELTEGFLSSLKTAEQKLNDSKNPSVYHLDDQCVVQLLKGLCLRELGQLDQAELSFNHVISRETEIKFNNYLVPYTMYELGLLHKQRGDFDKAIEIMENVKANYKDYNMESRLHFRIHAALNTMGTFTAKLPPSRTPA is encoded by the exons ATGTCCCTGCACctctcatgtctctctctgctcaagGAAACTGCGGCTCTGAAGACTCAGGGACAACGTCCTTTTTCTCCCActgttttaaagaagacctcCTCACACATGGAGACCAGAGTGGACACGATCGAGGAG gtaGACCTTACAAATTCTGAAAATGGAAA aATAACACAAATGAACTTAGAGACGGCTTTGAAGGAATGCTCCACTGCCTTGGAATACTTTCTCAACAACCACTTTGCTGATGCTCTGGCTCTTTTAAAACCATGGCAA GACCAGAGCATGTATCATGCCATGGGCTACTGCAGCATCCTGGTGATGCAGGCAggcatgacctttgaccccaaaGACATGGATGCTGCTATGACGTCTTTGAGAGATGCTTTGCAGACATGTCAGCG TTTCAGGAAGAAAACAGGATTAGTTGAGACCCTCACAAGTTTTTTGTACAGACAAACGTCTGATAACTTGACAGAAG AGGAGATGCACGCCGAACTGTGCTATGCCGAGGTTCTGCTCCAGAAAGCTGCGCTGACATTTTTAGATGAAAGTATAATTGGATTTATTAAAGGAGGCATGAGGATACGCAACAGTTATCAGATTTATAA AGAATGCCAGGCCATgataaacagcagaaaagagGAACAGCTGGGCTCACTTGTCCATTTTAAGAGTGGTGTCAGTATGGGCATCGGCTCTTTTAACCTG ATGTTGTCTTTACTCCCATCTCGAGTCCTCAGGCTGATGGAGTTTCTGGGATTCTCTGGAGACCGG GAGGTTGGTTTATCAGAGCTGAGGGAGGGTGCGGCCAGTAACAGCCTGCGATCCATCCTCTGCACCCTCACACTCATGATGTTTCACCTTTACATCACAGTTATTCTAG GGACTGGTGAAGGAAACCTCACTGAGTCTGAAGCTTTGCTCGAACCTTATGCCAAGAAGTTCCCAAAT GGGGCActcatgcttttttacactgCGAGAATCGCTCTGCTCAAAGGCGATTTCACTCTT GCCCAGGAGAAGTTCTTGGCCTGTATCGCGGCGCAGGAGGAGTGGCGTCAGATCCATCACCTGTGCTATTGGGAGCTCATGTGGGCCTACTGCTTTGAACAGAACTGGAGTGAAGCCTACCGCTACGCTAACCTACTGTGTAAAGAGAGCAAGTGGTCACAG GCAGTTTATATGTTCTTAAAAGCTGCCATCTTGAGTATGCTCCCAGAGGAGGAAGTGACCAAAATGGGAGAGAATGTGGTGGAATCATTCAG GCAGGTGGATGGACTCAGGATGAGGATTGCTGGAAAGTCCATTCCAACAGAGAAGTTTGCAGCAAAGAAAGCGGATCGATACAATTCCTCTAACCCCGTGGAGCTCGTTGTCCCTGCTTTG GAAATGATTTATGTGTGGAATGGATTCACTGTCGTGGGGAAAAGACCTGAGCTCACGGAAGGTTTCCTGAGCTCTTTGAAAACAGCCGAACAGAAGCTCAATGACTCCAAAA ATCCTTCAGTGTATCACCTGGATGATCAGTGTGTGgtgcagctgctcaaaggccTGTGCCTCAGAGAGCTGGGGCAGCTCGACCAAGCTGAGCTGTCCTTCAACCATGTTATATCAAG agAAACTGAAATAAAGTTCAACAACTATCTCGTACCATACACCATGTATGAACTGGGCCTCTTACACAAACAACGAGGCGACTTTGACAAGGCCATTGAAATAATGGAAAATGTCAA AGCAAACTACAAAGATTACAACATGGAGTCAAGACTACATTTCCGCATCCATGCTGCGCTCAACACAATGGGAACATTCACAGCCAAACTGCCTCCTTCACGTACTCCAGCTTGA
- the snapc3 gene encoding snRNA-activating protein complex subunit 3 — protein MAARDSKSNIPEFESIDINTKPFHIDSFRAEWLKRLHPAQYSYEQPDEDEFDVHFAQEMGLDAGTMSELTSVCSTDSLLCHPKDEQPDTDLVPEDATLITLIQRKKKQDRKLTQKCPKNRHEHYADELERVTIERKPEAAENLVPEGDVLLTINVYYPAVFDKFNYTRPHMTLLMTGSHTLAELRDAICCVSDLQVCGEFSNNPDIVPDFVSKDHYKSAFFYFEGVFYNDMRFPECRDLSITTIEWAKSRNFPPFTQANMEDTRLVDLKVKVGFPYLYCHQGDCEHLVIITDVRLMHRNDCLDKKTYPLLIHKDRIDTHKCSVCHVYIGRWHTSNDQFAPSDPCLFCDKCFRMLHYDTQGNKLGNFLAYPYIDRGAFN, from the exons atggcgGCGCGTGACTCCAAATCAAACATCCCAGAGTTTGAAAGCATCGATATTAACACCAAACCATTTCACATCGACTCTTTCAGAGCAGAGTGGCTCAAGCGGCTCCATCCGGCTCAGTATTCTTATGAACAGCCAGACGAGGACGAGTTTGATGTGCACTTTGCCCAAGAGATGGGGCTCGACGCAGGGACCATGTCTGAGCTCACGTCTGTCTGCAG CACCGACTCTCTTCTTTGCCATCCCAAGGACGAGCAGCCTGACACAGACCTCGTGCCTGAAGATGCAACACTCATAACCTTGAT acaACGGAAAAAGAAACAAGATCGCAAACTTACACAGAAATGTCCAAAGAACAGACATGAGCACTATGCAGATGAACTG GAGCGGGTAACGATTGAGAGAAAACCAGAGGCAGCTGAAAATTTGGTCCCAGAAGGAGATGTTCTTCTAACCATAAATGTATACTACCCAGCTGTTTTTGATAAA TTCAACTACACCAGGCCTCATATGACTTTGCTAATGACCGGCTCTCACACACTGGCAGAGCTCAGAGATGCCATTTGCTGTGTCAGCGACTTGCAAGTTTGCGGGGAGTTTAGTAACAACCCTGACATAGTTCCAGATTTTGTTAGCAAA GATCACTATAAGTCAGCTTTCTTCTATTTTGAAGGAGTCTTCTATAATGACATGCGTTTTCCAGAGTGCCGAGATCTTAGCAT CACAACTATTGAATGGGCAAAGAGTCGAAATTTTCCTCCGTTCACTCAAGCAAACATGGAGGACACACGGCTTGTGGACCTGAAAGTGAAAGTGGGCTTCCCGTACCTTTACTGTCACCAAGGAGACTGTGAGCATCTGGTCATCATCACAGATGTTAG GCTCATGCACAGGAATgactgcctggacaaaaaaaccTATCCTCTGCTCATCCACAAAGATCGTATTGACACTCATAAGTGCTCCGTTTGTCACGTCTACATTGGCAG GTGGCATACTTCCAATGACCAGTTTGCTCCTAGTGACCCATGTCTCTTCTGTGACAAGTGTTTTCGAATGCTGCACTACGACACACAAGGAAACAAGCTTGGGAACTTTCTGGCCTATCCCTATATAGACCGAGGTGCCTTTAACTAA
- the psip1a gene encoding PC4 and SFRS1 interacting protein 1a isoform X2, whose translation MARDWKPGDLIFAKMKGYPHWPARIDEVPDGAVKPSNMKFPIFFFGTHETAFLGPKDIFPYLPNKEKYAKPNKRKGFNEGLWEIENNPKAELTAPKPVPPNTLTEKESDSSTEVDEDENKETKSKGGSQKDSKTKRGRKKKNDEIENEKDDAPASPLSSAGGDAQKLRGRKPKNDKQLPLQESHGSGNEMETDSDRKRKRTTESKVVEDEKRKRRDESKKTQAEVKEPDPKKRKKSKDGHSSASEDEEKNQGKKKNSEMEKDAKRKKGEEITNKDDGKKNEERTGAKKKELSTDAKLHKLHSEIRISLKIDNPDMKKCLDALDELSALQVTTQHLQKHSELIATLKKIRRFKASQDIMDKATMLYNKFKSMFLVGEGDSALSQVLNKSIAEQRQHEEAKKGALKKAEQGKENTDKTVNSEISLEEKQEAVKETKEDVPAAELNSALKTQEESS comes from the exons ATGGCTAGAGACTGGAAACCTGGCGACCTGATCTTTGCCAAGATGAAGGGATATCCCCACTGGCCTGCAAGA ATTGATGAAGTTCCTGACGGTGCAGTGAAGCCATCCAACATGAAGTTTCCCATCTTTTTCTTCGGCACACATGAAAC GGCATTCCTTGGTCCAAAAGATATTTTTCCATACCTGCCCAACAAAGAGAAGTATGCCAAGCCCAACAAGAGAAAAGGCTTCAATGAAGGATTGTGGGAGATTGAAAATAACCCCAAAGCTGAACTCACTGCTCCCAAG CCGGTTCCTCCTAATACTTTGACAGAAAAAGAATCGGACAGCAGCACAGAAGTAGACGAAGATGAGAACAAGGAGACCAAATCTAAA ggtGGTTCCCAGAAAGATTCTAAAACTAAGAGAGGACGAAAGAAAAAG AATGatgaaattgaaaatgaaaaagatgACGCACCTGCCAGTCCACTTAGTTCTGCAG GTGGAGATGCTCAAAAACTTAGAGGTAGAAAGCCCAAGAATGACAAGCAACTTCCCCTTCAGGAGAGTCATGGATCAGGGAATGAAAT GGAGACAGATTCAGACCGAAAGAGGAAGAGAACAACAGAATCCAAAGTTGTAGAAGATGAGAAGAGGAAGCGGAGGGATGAAAGTAAAAAGACACAGGCAGAGGTCAAGGAGCCTGACcccaagaagaggaagaagtcCAAAGATGGCCACTCGTCTGCCTCTGAAGATGAAGAG AAAAACCAAGGCAAAAAGAAGAACTCTGAAATGGAAAAAGAcgcaaagagaaagaaaggggaggAAAT AACAAACAAGGATGATGgcaagaaaaatgaagaaaggaCTGGAGCAAAGAAGAAGG AATTGTCTACTGACGCAAAACTCCACAAACTACACAGTGAAATTAGGATTTCCTTGAAAATAGACAACCCA GACATGAAAAAATGCTTGGATGCTTTGGATGAACTAAGTGCCCTCCAGGTGACCACTCAGCACCTGCAGAAACACAGTGAGCTAATTGCAACACTTAAAAAG atcaGACGATTCAAAGCCAGCCAAGACATTATGGATAAGGCGACCATGTTGTATAACAAATTTAAGAGCATGTTTCTAGTTGGAGAAGGTGACAGTGCGCTCAGCCAAGTGCTCAATAAGTCTATAGCTGAACAGAGACAACATGAAGAGGCTAAGAAAGGTGCGCTGAAGAAAGCAGAGCAAGGCAAAGAAAACACAG ACAAGACTGTGAACAGTGAAATCAGTCTGGAAGAGAAGCAGGAAGCCGTAAAGGAGACAAAGGAGGATGTCCCAGCAGCAGAGTTGAATAG TGCCTTAAAAACACAAGAGGAGTCCTCCTGA
- the psip1a gene encoding PC4 and SFRS1 interacting protein 1a isoform X1 translates to MARDWKPGDLIFAKMKGYPHWPARIDEVPDGAVKPSNMKFPIFFFGTHETAFLGPKDIFPYLPNKEKYAKPNKRKGFNEGLWEIENNPKAELTAPKPVPPNTLTEKESDSSTEVDEDENKETKSKVPGSDAEQEKEIVEEDGSVVSEQGPLSKDGGSQKDSKTKRGRKKKNDEIENEKDDAPASPLSSAGGDAQKLRGRKPKNDKQLPLQESHGSGNEMETDSDRKRKRTTESKVVEDEKRKRRDESKKTQAEVKEPDPKKRKKSKDGHSSASEDEEKNQGKKKNSEMEKDAKRKKGEEITNKDDGKKNEERTGAKKKELSTDAKLHKLHSEIRISLKIDNPDMKKCLDALDELSALQVTTQHLQKHSELIATLKKIRRFKASQDIMDKATMLYNKFKSMFLVGEGDSALSQVLNKSIAEQRQHEEAKKGALKKAEQGKENTDKTVNSEISLEEKQEAVKETKEDVPAAELNSALKTQEESS, encoded by the exons ATGGCTAGAGACTGGAAACCTGGCGACCTGATCTTTGCCAAGATGAAGGGATATCCCCACTGGCCTGCAAGA ATTGATGAAGTTCCTGACGGTGCAGTGAAGCCATCCAACATGAAGTTTCCCATCTTTTTCTTCGGCACACATGAAAC GGCATTCCTTGGTCCAAAAGATATTTTTCCATACCTGCCCAACAAAGAGAAGTATGCCAAGCCCAACAAGAGAAAAGGCTTCAATGAAGGATTGTGGGAGATTGAAAATAACCCCAAAGCTGAACTCACTGCTCCCAAG CCGGTTCCTCCTAATACTTTGACAGAAAAAGAATCGGACAGCAGCACAGAAGTAGACGAAGATGAGAACAAGGAGACCAAATCTAAA GTCCCTGGAAGTGATGCTGAGCAGGAGAAAGAGATTGTGGAGGAGGATGGTTCTGTGGTGTCAGAGCAGGGTCCTCTGAGTAAGGAT ggtGGTTCCCAGAAAGATTCTAAAACTAAGAGAGGACGAAAGAAAAAG AATGatgaaattgaaaatgaaaaagatgACGCACCTGCCAGTCCACTTAGTTCTGCAG GTGGAGATGCTCAAAAACTTAGAGGTAGAAAGCCCAAGAATGACAAGCAACTTCCCCTTCAGGAGAGTCATGGATCAGGGAATGAAAT GGAGACAGATTCAGACCGAAAGAGGAAGAGAACAACAGAATCCAAAGTTGTAGAAGATGAGAAGAGGAAGCGGAGGGATGAAAGTAAAAAGACACAGGCAGAGGTCAAGGAGCCTGACcccaagaagaggaagaagtcCAAAGATGGCCACTCGTCTGCCTCTGAAGATGAAGAG AAAAACCAAGGCAAAAAGAAGAACTCTGAAATGGAAAAAGAcgcaaagagaaagaaaggggaggAAAT AACAAACAAGGATGATGgcaagaaaaatgaagaaaggaCTGGAGCAAAGAAGAAGG AATTGTCTACTGACGCAAAACTCCACAAACTACACAGTGAAATTAGGATTTCCTTGAAAATAGACAACCCA GACATGAAAAAATGCTTGGATGCTTTGGATGAACTAAGTGCCCTCCAGGTGACCACTCAGCACCTGCAGAAACACAGTGAGCTAATTGCAACACTTAAAAAG atcaGACGATTCAAAGCCAGCCAAGACATTATGGATAAGGCGACCATGTTGTATAACAAATTTAAGAGCATGTTTCTAGTTGGAGAAGGTGACAGTGCGCTCAGCCAAGTGCTCAATAAGTCTATAGCTGAACAGAGACAACATGAAGAGGCTAAGAAAGGTGCGCTGAAGAAAGCAGAGCAAGGCAAAGAAAACACAG ACAAGACTGTGAACAGTGAAATCAGTCTGGAAGAGAAGCAGGAAGCCGTAAAGGAGACAAAGGAGGATGTCCCAGCAGCAGAGTTGAATAG TGCCTTAAAAACACAAGAGGAGTCCTCCTGA